One Paenibacillus riograndensis SBR5 DNA segment encodes these proteins:
- a CDS encoding MFS transporter, producing the protein MNNKTISSTAPIIKEEQDQRHLQQATIYRILLAVSFVHLFNDSIQALIPAMFPILKDNMLLSYAQVGWIAFALNITSSVIQPVIGYAADRTPRPILLPLGMCCTFAGVFLLAFAGNYALVIFSVMLVGFGSAAFHPEGMRVAHMAAGQRKGLSQSIFQVGGNAGQSLGPLLMKWVFIPFGQMGALGFTVIAAAGIAVQTYVAKWYRKMLNEGYTFRKKSAARTIDPARSKSILTATIILVFLVFVRSWYGASIGGYYAFYLMKNYGMTIDDAQIYIFMYLAAGAVGTFFGGPLADRFGRRNLILLSMVGTVPFALALPFVNQTFALVLLVISGFILLSSFSVTVIYAQMLYPGNIGTVSGLITGLAFGLGGIGSVVIGELIDRIGITTVFVACGFLPLLGLLALLLPGDKKLEEWAAE; encoded by the coding sequence ATGAATAATAAGACCATATCGTCCACAGCACCAATAATCAAGGAAGAGCAGGATCAGCGCCACCTGCAGCAGGCTACTATCTACCGTATTTTGCTTGCTGTCAGCTTTGTTCATTTATTTAATGATTCTATTCAAGCGCTGATCCCGGCCATGTTTCCTATCCTGAAGGACAATATGCTGCTTTCTTATGCTCAAGTGGGATGGATCGCTTTTGCCCTGAACATTACGTCCTCAGTAATTCAGCCTGTTATAGGCTATGCCGCTGACCGAACGCCGCGGCCTATCCTGCTGCCGCTGGGGATGTGCTGCACCTTTGCCGGAGTGTTCCTGCTCGCTTTTGCCGGCAATTATGCGCTCGTGATCTTTTCAGTGATGCTCGTCGGATTCGGATCGGCTGCGTTCCATCCGGAAGGGATGCGTGTGGCTCATATGGCTGCGGGTCAGCGAAAGGGATTATCCCAATCCATCTTTCAGGTTGGCGGCAACGCCGGACAGTCCCTGGGCCCACTCTTAATGAAATGGGTATTCATCCCCTTTGGTCAGATGGGCGCGCTGGGGTTCACTGTCATTGCCGCAGCTGGCATCGCTGTTCAGACCTACGTGGCCAAATGGTACCGGAAAATGCTGAACGAAGGATATACCTTCCGTAAAAAATCTGCTGCACGAACGATTGATCCTGCACGCAGCAAAAGCATTTTGACCGCCACTATTATTCTGGTCTTCCTTGTATTTGTCCGTTCCTGGTACGGCGCCTCCATTGGCGGCTACTATGCCTTCTACTTAATGAAGAATTATGGGATGACCATTGATGATGCCCAGATCTACATTTTTATGTACCTGGCTGCCGGTGCGGTTGGCACATTCTTTGGCGGGCCGCTTGCGGACCGTTTTGGACGGCGGAACCTGATCCTGCTCTCGATGGTGGGAACAGTCCCCTTCGCATTGGCGCTTCCTTTTGTAAATCAGACCTTTGCGCTTGTCCTGCTGGTTATCTCGGGTTTCATCCTGTTGTCCAGCTTCTCCGTGACGGTAATCTATGCACAGATGCTGTATCCGGGAAATATCGGCACGGTCTCCGGCCTGATTACCGGACTGGCTTTTGGACTCGGCGGTATCGGTTCTGTTGTCATTGGTGAGCTCATTGACCGGATTGGCATCACGACAGTATTCGTGGCCTGCGGATTCCTCCCGTTGCTTGGTCTGCTTGCCCTGCTGCTCCCCGGAGACAAAAAGCTGGAAGAGTGGGCGGCTGAATAA
- a CDS encoding UvrB/UvrC motif-containing protein, with amino-acid sequence MLCQECGVKPATLHFTKIVNGEKTEFHICESCAREKGELIPGTAGGFSIHSLLSGLLDLEGAGKEKNAAAQTVQGLRCENCGMTYSQFSKLGRFGCSSCYKYFDSTLDPLFRRVHGSTAHVGKLPKRAGAQIMCKRKIDELKQELQQSIAEEEFETAAELRDQIRKLEKEMPQE; translated from the coding sequence ATGCTTTGCCAGGAATGCGGGGTCAAACCGGCGACACTCCATTTCACCAAAATTGTGAATGGGGAGAAGACGGAATTTCATATTTGTGAAAGCTGTGCGCGTGAAAAAGGGGAGCTGATTCCAGGAACTGCCGGAGGGTTCTCTATTCACAGCCTGCTGTCAGGTCTCTTGGATCTGGAAGGAGCCGGCAAGGAAAAAAATGCGGCAGCCCAGACTGTACAGGGTCTGCGATGTGAGAATTGCGGGATGACTTACTCCCAGTTCAGCAAGCTTGGGCGTTTTGGCTGCAGCTCCTGTTATAAATATTTTGACAGCACGCTGGACCCGCTCTTCAGACGGGTGCATGGCAGCACCGCTCATGTCGGCAAGCTTCCCAAACGTGCCGGAGCACAGATCATGTGCAAACGCAAAATTGATGAGCTGAAGCAGGAGCTCCAGCAGAGTATCGCAGAGGAGGAATTTGAGACTGCAGCTGAGCTGAGGGATCAGATCCGAAAACTTGAAAAAGAAATGCCGCAAGAGTAA
- a CDS encoding protein arginine kinase: MSSLRFTEQALSDWMRCGGSHSEIVISSRMRIARNLEHLPFPLLASAEQSEEVMKQLAPVFQGEAAADFGSFQLLKLDELDELDKKVLVEKHLISPNLANDSRGGAVILNEDESVSIMINEEDHLRIQCLFPGLQVREAWVRATAIDDIFEGAVNYAFDDRRGYLTSCPTNVGTGLRASVMVHLPALVMTHQINRILSAVNQVGLTVRGIYGEGSEAVGNIFQISNQITLGQTENEIIENLHSVVTQIIEHERNARERLLADSALRITDRIKRSYGILSYAAVMELKESAQRLSDLRLGVDLGILEGPPISVLNELNVKTQPGFLQKMFGDEMTATERDMYRAKLLRETLGSQH, encoded by the coding sequence ATGTCAAGTCTCCGGTTTACCGAACAAGCCCTTAGTGACTGGATGCGCTGCGGAGGCAGCCATTCCGAGATTGTCATCAGCAGCCGGATGCGGATCGCCCGCAATCTGGAGCATCTTCCCTTCCCTTTGCTGGCTTCGGCAGAGCAGTCGGAAGAGGTAATGAAGCAGCTTGCTCCTGTTTTTCAGGGGGAAGCAGCCGCGGATTTCGGCAGCTTTCAACTGCTGAAGCTGGATGAGCTCGATGAGCTGGACAAAAAAGTGCTTGTGGAGAAGCACCTCATCAGCCCTAATCTGGCCAATGACTCCCGGGGCGGCGCAGTGATCCTGAACGAGGATGAGTCGGTCAGCATCATGATCAATGAAGAAGACCATCTGCGCATTCAGTGCCTGTTCCCTGGTCTGCAGGTTAGAGAGGCTTGGGTAAGGGCGACAGCCATTGATGATATTTTTGAGGGCGCGGTTAATTACGCCTTTGATGACCGAAGAGGGTATTTGACCAGTTGTCCTACTAATGTAGGTACAGGGCTTCGCGCCTCGGTGATGGTGCATTTGCCTGCACTTGTCATGACTCACCAGATCAACCGGATTTTATCCGCAGTGAATCAGGTGGGACTCACAGTAAGAGGAATTTACGGTGAAGGCAGCGAAGCAGTAGGGAACATCTTTCAGATTTCCAACCAAATTACGCTTGGACAGACGGAAAATGAGATTATCGAGAATCTGCACAGCGTAGTCACCCAGATTATTGAACATGAGCGCAATGCCCGGGAGCGGCTGCTGGCCGATTCCGCTTTGCGGATTACGGACAGAATCAAACGTTCCTACGGGATTTTGTCTTATGCAGCGGTGATGGAGCTGAAGGAGTCCGCACAGCGGCTCTCTGACCTAAGACTGGGAGTCGATCTTGGGATTCTGGAAGGACCGCCGATTTCAGTGCTCAACGAGCTGAATGTGAAGACACAGCCGGGCTTTCTGCAAAAGATGTTCGGAGACGAGATGACAGCCACCGAACGCGATATGTACCGGGCGAAGCTGCTCCGGGAGACACTGGGATCACAACATTAA
- a CDS encoding transglycosylase domain-containing protein produces the protein MSRPDTRVVRKLQHVFYTAFDLAVVSAILLLVVLVYVHQYGSTVLDRYPEKQKLPQSSVILASDGTVLRRIPLPESGYRVTARLEEMPELLVETFLAVEDQRFYSHQGLDYPGILRAALHNTVQLSASEGGSSITQQLARNLYLNRDKNMLRKLKEASLALALEKRLPKQEILQLYLNQIYMGHGQYGVKSAAEYYFGITQLKELEIWQIAALAAIPKGPSVYNPEAEGERPKGRRDLVLRMMQQRGLITHAEMAAAMSKEFQPVERARAQRIGDSYMDAALKEASRLTGQPLEELRTGGYTIVTGMNPGAQQALEETFGNPEFFPPDGTTQQVEAAMAIINHNTGDVVALTGGRHPSIGGINRAIIDARQPGSAFKPIIDYGPALESGRFTPESILPDRKERYGDYSPDNLNGIYRGQVNMALALQQSINAPAVWLLKQVGIANARSFAAKLGVTLPPEDNNLSIALGGLHTGVSPLKMAQAYSVFASGGTFHEAHTVRSIADAEGKTLYKYTSAQRQVISQRTAASMTVMLRNVVNNGTGAKARMNVPVAGKTGTTQAGLPGVTGKANRDLWFVGYTPDLTAAVWMGFDRTDKDNSMTAGSGKAAGLFSAVMNKVYASTRR, from the coding sequence ATGAGCAGGCCGGATACCAGAGTCGTACGCAAGCTGCAGCATGTCTTTTATACTGCTTTTGACCTTGCGGTAGTCTCTGCCATACTGCTGCTGGTTGTACTGGTTTATGTCCATCAATACGGAAGTACTGTACTTGACCGTTATCCCGAAAAGCAGAAGCTTCCGCAATCCAGTGTAATTCTTGCCTCGGATGGGACGGTACTGCGCCGAATCCCGCTTCCCGAATCAGGCTACAGAGTAACGGCCCGGCTGGAAGAGATGCCGGAATTGCTGGTCGAGACCTTTTTAGCCGTCGAGGACCAGCGGTTTTATAGCCATCAGGGACTGGATTACCCGGGAATCCTTCGTGCTGCGTTGCACAACACGGTGCAGCTCAGCGCCTCAGAGGGAGGCAGCAGCATCACCCAGCAGCTTGCCCGCAATCTTTATCTGAACAGGGATAAAAATATGCTGCGCAAGCTGAAGGAGGCCTCCCTTGCACTGGCCTTGGAGAAGCGGCTACCGAAACAGGAGATTTTGCAGCTGTATCTCAATCAAATCTACATGGGCCACGGCCAATATGGAGTAAAGTCAGCAGCGGAATATTATTTCGGTATAACTCAATTGAAAGAATTGGAGATCTGGCAAATTGCTGCGCTGGCGGCTATTCCCAAAGGGCCCTCTGTATACAACCCTGAGGCGGAGGGGGAGCGGCCTAAGGGAAGGAGAGACCTTGTACTGCGGATGATGCAGCAGCGGGGATTGATTACCCATGCGGAAATGGCTGCTGCGATGAGCAAGGAGTTTCAGCCTGTAGAGAGAGCTAGAGCGCAGAGGATAGGCGATTCTTATATGGATGCGGCACTTAAGGAAGCTTCCCGGCTCACCGGACAGCCGCTAGAGGAATTGCGGACAGGGGGCTACACGATAGTGACCGGAATGAATCCCGGTGCACAGCAGGCGCTGGAAGAGACTTTCGGTAATCCTGAATTCTTCCCCCCGGACGGTACAACGCAGCAAGTGGAAGCTGCTATGGCTATAATCAATCATAACACTGGTGATGTTGTGGCGTTGACTGGCGGGCGCCATCCAAGTATAGGCGGTATTAACCGGGCTATTATCGATGCCCGCCAGCCTGGTTCAGCCTTTAAGCCAATAATCGATTACGGACCCGCGCTGGAAAGCGGACGTTTTACACCGGAGAGTATTCTTCCCGACCGGAAGGAAAGGTACGGAGATTATAGTCCCGATAATCTGAATGGTATCTACCGGGGACAAGTCAATATGGCATTGGCGCTGCAGCAGTCCATTAATGCTCCGGCCGTTTGGCTGCTGAAGCAGGTGGGAATTGCAAACGCCCGTTCTTTCGCGGCCAAGCTTGGAGTAACGCTGCCGCCGGAAGACAATAATTTGTCAATTGCCCTTGGCGGACTGCATACCGGAGTGTCTCCGCTCAAGATGGCGCAGGCTTACAGTGTGTTTGCGAGTGGAGGAACCTTTCACGAAGCCCATACCGTAAGAAGCATTGCTGATGCAGAAGGGAAAACATTGTACAAGTATACTTCTGCACAGCGTCAAGTCATCTCGCAGAGGACCGCAGCAAGTATGACAGTTATGCTTCGTAACGTCGTTAACAACGGGACGGGGGCAAAGGCGCGCATGAACGTTCCGGTAGCCGGGAAAACCGGCACGACCCAGGCCGGTCTGCCTGGTGTCACCGGCAAGGCCAACCGCGACCTCTGGTTTGTCGGTTATACCCCGGACTTAACAGCAGCTGTATGGATGGGATTCGACCGTACAGATAAGGATAACTCCATGACCGCCGGCAGTGGAAAGGCGGCCGGATTATTTTCTGCTGTGATGAACAAAGTGTATGCGAGCACAAGACGATAG
- a CDS encoding response regulator transcription factor, with product MKQETILLVDDEKEIVNLLDIYFRNEGYRLLKAYDGMEALDYLREETVDLIIMDVMMPRMDGIAACMEIREEQNMPIIMLSAKNSDMDKILGLSIGADDYVGKPFNPLELVARAKSQLRRYHRFNKEAPVKPNENELVFEDLVVDIAKHEVSVDSRKVKLTPREFSILELLARHQGQVLSMEQIYTNVWSDPFLDGGNTVMVHIRNIREKIELDPKRPRYIQTVWGIGYKLDRPS from the coding sequence ATGAAACAAGAAACAATCCTGCTGGTTGACGATGAGAAGGAGATTGTAAATCTGCTGGACATCTACTTCCGCAATGAGGGATACCGGCTGCTCAAGGCATATGACGGGATGGAAGCGCTGGATTACTTGAGAGAAGAGACCGTCGATCTGATTATTATGGATGTAATGATGCCCAGGATGGACGGAATTGCAGCCTGTATGGAGATCCGTGAAGAGCAGAACATGCCGATTATTATGCTCTCCGCCAAAAATTCGGATATGGACAAAATTCTCGGGCTGAGCATAGGGGCCGACGATTATGTAGGAAAGCCGTTTAATCCATTGGAACTGGTGGCCCGGGCCAAATCCCAGCTGCGCCGCTACCATCGGTTCAATAAGGAGGCTCCGGTGAAACCTAACGAGAATGAGCTGGTGTTCGAAGATTTGGTGGTAGACATCGCGAAGCATGAGGTCAGTGTGGATAGCCGCAAGGTGAAGCTGACCCCCCGGGAATTTTCCATTCTGGAGCTGCTGGCCAGACATCAGGGGCAGGTGCTCAGCATGGAGCAGATTTATACGAATGTCTGGAGTGATCCTTTTCTGGATGGCGGCAATACCGTGATGGTACATATCCGCAATATCCGCGAGAAAATAGAGCTTGACCCGAAGCGTCCCCGCTATATACAGACCGTGTGGGGAATCGGCTACAAATTGGACAGGCCGTCCTGA
- a CDS encoding sensor histidine kinase, with translation MNAKYVTTIRWKFIWAFILSVVSGAILLIGGYRLVNSLVYLNPSPPSAAYSQLLRWVINHIGSVPVMTAAGILSFLFFFFIYTRKIVLYLEEITRGIQQITKLGESHRIEVRTADELGLLAENINIMSERLQHSLLEERKTVAAKNELITGVSHDLRTPLTSVLGYLEYIEQDRCREETELRYYVNIAYQKALVLQKLIDDLFEYTRVSSGGLPLVPERLDLKAFMRQLAEEAVPELARAGMTYELVDETDSLWIQAAPYELLRAYENLITNAIRYGREGKRLEIGLSREGDEAVVRISNFGERIAESDLPHIFERFYRAERSRSQYTGGSGLGLAIAKGIVERHKGVISAASDMYRTDFITRYPLA, from the coding sequence GTGAATGCCAAATATGTAACTACAATCCGCTGGAAATTCATATGGGCGTTTATACTTAGCGTTGTCTCGGGAGCAATTCTGCTAATCGGAGGGTACCGGCTGGTGAATTCCCTCGTCTATTTGAATCCTTCTCCGCCGTCAGCGGCGTATTCACAGCTCCTGAGATGGGTTATTAATCATATTGGCTCAGTTCCCGTAATGACTGCTGCCGGTATTCTGAGCTTTCTGTTTTTCTTTTTTATCTATACGCGGAAAATAGTTCTGTATCTGGAGGAGATCACACGCGGCATTCAGCAGATTACGAAGCTGGGAGAGTCGCACCGGATTGAGGTCCGGACGGCGGATGAGCTGGGCCTGCTGGCGGAGAACATCAATATCATGTCTGAACGGCTCCAGCATTCCCTCCTGGAAGAACGCAAGACGGTCGCTGCCAAAAATGAGCTGATTACAGGCGTATCCCATGATTTGCGCACCCCGCTGACATCCGTTCTCGGCTATCTTGAGTATATTGAGCAGGACCGCTGCCGGGAAGAGACGGAACTGCGCTATTACGTGAATATTGCCTACCAGAAAGCATTGGTTCTGCAAAAACTCATTGATGATCTGTTCGAGTATACCCGTGTCAGCAGCGGAGGACTCCCGCTTGTGCCGGAACGTCTGGATTTGAAGGCCTTTATGCGCCAGTTGGCGGAAGAAGCGGTTCCGGAGCTGGCCCGGGCAGGCATGACCTACGAACTGGTGGATGAGACCGATTCGCTATGGATTCAGGCCGCCCCTTATGAACTGCTGCGGGCATACGAAAATCTGATTACCAATGCGATAAGGTATGGACGGGAGGGCAAGAGGCTGGAGATCGGACTGTCCCGTGAAGGCGATGAAGCTGTGGTGCGGATCAGCAATTTTGGTGAACGGATTGCGGAAAGCGATCTTCCGCATATTTTTGAACGCTTTTACCGGGCTGAACGCTCCCGTTCACAATATACGGGCGGTTCCGGGCTGGGTCTGGCTATTGCCAAGGGGATCGTCGAACGCCATAAGGGGGTCATCTCAGCCGCAAGCGACATGTACCGGACAGATTTTATTACACGTTACCCGCTCGCCTAA
- a CDS encoding CtsR family transcriptional regulator has protein sequence MRNISDIIEQYLKNILHESPEGTVEIQRNDLADQFSCVPSQINYVISTRFTLEKGYVVESKRGGGGYIRIQRFELPQNVALYAHLNSTIGKDIDQNSAEGLIYQLEEARFLTKREACLMRAAVSRECLTVNLPYRDEIRAKLMKAMLISLLGK, from the coding sequence ATGCGTAATATCTCTGATATTATCGAACAATATCTGAAGAATATTTTGCATGAAAGTCCCGAAGGTACGGTGGAAATTCAGCGCAATGACCTGGCGGACCAGTTCTCATGCGTACCGTCTCAGATCAATTATGTCATCAGTACACGTTTTACTTTGGAAAAGGGCTATGTAGTTGAGAGCAAGCGCGGCGGCGGCGGCTATATTCGGATTCAGCGTTTCGAGCTTCCGCAGAATGTGGCATTGTATGCCCATCTCAATTCTACAATAGGAAAGGATATCGATCAAAATTCCGCCGAAGGACTGATTTATCAGCTGGAGGAGGCCCGGTTTCTAACCAAGCGTGAAGCGTGTCTCATGCGTGCCGCTGTTTCCCGGGAATGCCTGACGGTTAATCTGCCGTACCGGGATGAGATTCGTGCCAAGCTAATGAAGGCCATGCTAATCTCCTTATTGGGCAAATAA
- a CDS encoding molybdopterin-dependent oxidoreductase: MGKALARVRKGYGKKLVSIHKWNAWLVLFLAVSGLLLVGGFWRELLGEGRVWLKWAHIGFGLVLLVPVIYYLLLAAKHWKRLKGKGPQKANVIFVLVLLAGWIVSGIVLWQFRLAGPGAANSALLIHDLLTWIGLPIMIYHSITRVKWLKEPKKRSIVPETALESKDKIIGGTQKPAAAQGPQPMYSRRGFIKVAVGAGLAVTLGPTFVRWIGKSLQLPGAAEYAANNANNLLPDPVPLADSAPPVGGGAEGSFRVYTVTDIPAFDNSNWSFTIDGLVDQKFTWNWEEFVKLQREVQVSDFHCVTGWSVYKNTWEGLPLAKLLDMAGVSEQAAMVKFYSGDGVYTDSLTLAQAQMEDVMVAVMHDGKPIPNQLGGPVRLVTPQMYAYKSVKWLNRIELIDEDHVGYWEQRGYDKDAWLPNAKRV, encoded by the coding sequence ATGGGGAAAGCTTTGGCGCGGGTCCGCAAAGGCTACGGAAAAAAGCTGGTTTCCATTCACAAGTGGAATGCCTGGCTGGTATTGTTCCTGGCAGTAAGCGGATTGCTGCTGGTCGGAGGGTTCTGGCGGGAGCTGCTTGGCGAAGGAAGAGTGTGGCTGAAGTGGGCGCATATCGGATTTGGGCTGGTGCTGCTAGTACCGGTCATTTATTATTTACTCCTTGCGGCCAAACACTGGAAAAGACTGAAGGGCAAGGGCCCGCAGAAGGCCAATGTGATTTTTGTGCTGGTTCTGCTGGCCGGCTGGATCGTTTCCGGAATTGTCCTCTGGCAGTTCAGACTTGCCGGTCCGGGGGCGGCCAATAGCGCTCTGCTCATTCACGACCTGCTCACCTGGATTGGGCTACCGATCATGATTTACCATTCCATTACCAGGGTCAAATGGCTGAAGGAGCCCAAAAAGCGCTCCATTGTGCCGGAAACGGCTTTGGAGAGCAAGGACAAGATTATAGGCGGAACTCAAAAGCCCGCAGCAGCACAGGGGCCTCAGCCGATGTACTCACGCCGCGGGTTCATTAAAGTTGCAGTTGGCGCAGGGCTGGCCGTTACGCTTGGCCCAACTTTTGTGCGCTGGATCGGCAAATCCCTTCAGCTTCCGGGTGCTGCCGAGTATGCCGCGAACAATGCCAATAATCTGCTTCCCGATCCGGTACCGCTGGCCGATTCTGCGCCTCCCGTCGGAGGTGGAGCGGAAGGCAGCTTCCGGGTGTATACCGTTACGGATATCCCTGCCTTCGATAACAGCAACTGGTCTTTTACCATCGATGGCCTGGTTGACCAAAAATTCACTTGGAATTGGGAGGAATTCGTCAAGCTGCAGCGCGAGGTGCAGGTCAGCGATTTTCACTGTGTTACGGGCTGGTCGGTATATAAAAACACCTGGGAAGGGCTCCCCCTCGCAAAGCTGCTTGACATGGCCGGTGTAAGTGAGCAAGCAGCGATGGTGAAGTTCTATTCCGGCGATGGAGTTTACACCGATTCACTGACGCTGGCTCAGGCCCAGATGGAGGATGTAATGGTCGCCGTGATGCATGACGGCAAACCCATCCCGAACCAGCTTGGAGGCCCCGTACGCCTGGTGACTCCGCAAATGTATGCCTATAAATCAGTGAAATGGCTTAACCGGATAGAGCTTATTGACGAGGACCATGTCGGCTACTGGGAACAACGCGGTTATGACAAGGATGCCTGGCTGCCAAATGCGAAGCGGGTATAG
- a CDS encoding GNAT family N-acetyltransferase yields the protein MEIRQLHAEEFEASLSLSEYAFKYKVADEARAEARQKFRPERVWGVFEDGTLGAQLKLLPLQAYIQGKAFPMGGIAGVSTWPENRRQGLVAKLLSHTLQTMNESGQTLSFLHPFLIPFYRKFGWEVYCEYKKYSIPVDKFPRKTEIEGSVKRDSAALEILEGLYSRFAAEYNGTLQRDQEWWKQRVLDADTHQSVFYSKLGEPEGYVLYKIVNNELVIDEFIFLNEQARKGLWTFLANHDSMITGASLKLVPSDDILPYLLPDPRIPQENYPYFMARIVNARAFIENFTFRSRSSLESRTLYIEDEHAPWNNGLWLWSVAGNGASTLERLDGEQAAADCSCTIGALTVMLLGYKRPGELAKYGQLNASPTGLEWLEEVIPQAKTALFDFF from the coding sequence GTGGAAATCAGGCAATTGCATGCTGAGGAATTTGAAGCGAGCTTGAGCTTGTCCGAATATGCTTTTAAATATAAGGTTGCCGATGAAGCCAGAGCTGAGGCCAGGCAGAAGTTTAGACCGGAAAGAGTATGGGGAGTCTTTGAGGACGGGACGCTGGGCGCTCAATTGAAATTGCTTCCGCTTCAGGCCTACATACAAGGCAAAGCATTTCCTATGGGTGGAATAGCCGGAGTATCCACATGGCCGGAGAACCGCAGGCAGGGGCTTGTGGCCAAGCTTTTATCACATACGCTGCAAACGATGAACGAGTCGGGGCAGACGTTGTCTTTTTTGCATCCGTTTTTGATCCCCTTTTACCGTAAGTTCGGCTGGGAGGTCTACTGTGAGTATAAAAAGTATTCTATCCCTGTGGACAAATTTCCGCGAAAAACTGAAATTGAGGGCAGTGTAAAACGTGATTCTGCCGCTCTGGAAATACTGGAAGGGCTGTACAGCCGGTTTGCCGCTGAATACAATGGAACCCTGCAGCGTGATCAGGAGTGGTGGAAGCAAAGAGTATTGGATGCGGACACGCATCAAAGTGTTTTTTACTCAAAGCTTGGTGAGCCGGAAGGCTATGTGCTGTATAAAATAGTCAACAATGAACTGGTTATTGATGAGTTTATCTTTTTGAACGAACAGGCGCGTAAAGGCTTGTGGACATTTCTGGCTAACCACGATTCGATGATTACTGGAGCTTCGCTCAAGCTGGTGCCCTCTGATGATATTCTTCCTTATTTGCTGCCAGACCCGCGGATTCCGCAGGAGAATTATCCATACTTTATGGCGCGGATTGTGAATGCGCGGGCTTTTATAGAGAATTTTACCTTCCGGAGCCGCAGCAGCCTTGAGAGTAGAACCCTGTATATTGAAGATGAGCATGCCCCTTGGAATAACGGGTTGTGGTTATGGAGTGTGGCAGGGAATGGTGCGTCAACGTTAGAGCGTCTGGATGGTGAACAGGCTGCTGCTGATTGCAGCTGCACCATTGGAGCACTCACAGTGATGTTGCTGGGCTACAAACGGCCTGGAGAACTGGCGAAGTACGGGCAGCTTAATGCAAGCCCAACCGGGCTTGAATGGCTGGAAGAGGTTATTCCTCAAGCCAAAACAGCGCTGTTTGACTTTTTCTGA